CGCGCCGGAAGCCCTATCTTCTTCTCCGACACCGCCGACGGCGTACAGTTGCGAATGACCACCCCCAAGGGGGAGCTGCCGGCCGATCTGCGGCTGTCACTCATCAACCCCGACAAGAAGGCCGAGGGCAGCGCTCCGCAGCAGACGCGCATCCACCCTGCGGCGTGGTCGGCGGGCGACGCCGACCGCCTGCGGCCCGAGGTCCACTCCCGGGCCGACTGGGGCGCGGACGAGTCCCTGGCCGATTCCGGGTACAAGGGCATGGACAGCGTGAAGGCGATGTTCGTCCACCACACGGTGAACGGCAACCAATACAGCCGCGAGGACGTTCCCGGCTTGCTGCGCGCGATCTACACCAACGGCATCAGGAACCTGGGATACGGCGACTTCCCGTACAACTTCGTCGTGGACCGCTTCGGCCGCCTTTGGGAGGGCCGCAAGGGAAGCACCGACGCGTCCCCCACCTCCGACCCGAAGGCGATCATGGCCGGACACGCCCTGGGCTTCAACCGGGACACTCTGGGCATCGCCACCCTCGGAAACTTCGAGTCGAACGTCGAAGGCAGCGGCCCCACTCCCCAGCCCAGCGAACCGATGATGGACGGTCTGGCCAAGCTCCTGGCCTGGAAGGGTGCCCAGTACGGCCTGGTCCCCAAGGGAAAGGCCGCCTTGATATCCGGTGGCGGCAGCGGCAATCGCTACCCGAAGGGGGAAAAGGTGTCCCTCGACGTCATCTCGGGCCACCGCGATGTCTTCAATACCCTGTGCCCCGGCGAGCACCTCTACGACAAGCTGCCCGATCTGCGCAAGCGAGTCGCTCAGCACATGGACGCGCACAACCCCGAGCAGCCTGCACCCCACGCTCCCCGGCCCAAGCCGCAACGCCACGCCTTCGCGGGCATGACCGAGCGTATAGCCTCGGCGAACTTCAACGGCGACGGCCGCACCGACGTCGTGGCCATCGACAAGGACGGCTCTCTGCACGTCTATTACAGCAAGGCCGACGGAACCCTGGGGTACGGCCGCAATCTCTGGCACGACAACAGCTGGGCCACCATGAAGCACATCGTGGCCGGTGACTTCAACGGCGACGGCCGCGGCGACATCGCCGCGACCTGGTACGACGGCTCCATCCACCTCTACACCGGC
This genomic stretch from Streptomyces nigrescens harbors:
- a CDS encoding FG-GAP-like repeat-containing protein; the protein is MSKARTAQSLTALLLGGALTTAVLTAETPARTDFLAPAADAAPVTELTNVPMTATKDTAEPNPQPSKANQVTVQKNSTEPFRVIALSWEKGAPLEHDARALARFHHDGSWGQWQEIPLGGDQITDDEATRAGSPIFFSDTADGVQLRMTTPKGELPADLRLSLINPDKKAEGSAPQQTRIHPAAWSAGDADRLRPEVHSRADWGADESLADSGYKGMDSVKAMFVHHTVNGNQYSREDVPGLLRAIYTNGIRNLGYGDFPYNFVVDRFGRLWEGRKGSTDASPTSDPKAIMAGHALGFNRDTLGIATLGNFESNVEGSGPTPQPSEPMMDGLAKLLAWKGAQYGLVPKGKAALISGGGSGNRYPKGEKVSLDVISGHRDVFNTLCPGEHLYDKLPDLRKRVAQHMDAHNPEQPAPHAPRPKPQRHAFAGMTERIASANFNGDGRTDVVAIDKDGSLHVYYSKADGTLGYGRNLWHDNSWATMKHIVAGDFNGDGRGDIAATWYDGSIHLYTGNDRGALGAGRTMWHDNSWTTMRKIVPMKIDGTQRDGLLTIWGNGSIHSYPTRADGTLKGTSRNLWHDNSWGSMKHLVTGDFNNDGRIDVAAVWENGSFRRYLGSGSGPLAKSVKLWNDSSWGDMKTVLRGDFNGDGKADLLGRWYDNLPYLYAGDGKGNLATGKRMT